The window CTTTTTCCTTTTGATAAATAACATCATCTACAAAATAACGGGCCATATTATGTCCAAGCGCAGTTGTATAATAACTAGATCGACCTTGTCTAATATTTACCTCAAATACTTTAAATTTCCCATCACGCTCATCTAATTTTAAGTCAAAGTTTGCAAAACCAACATAACCTATTGCTTCTAAAAAGTGTTGTAGCTTTTCCATCAGTTCCTCATTATATCGAGTAATGAGTGCAGTGTAGTTACCAATAGCCGTAACTGTGTGCTCCTGAAGAACCACCTGTGCAAGTGTACTTAGTTGGGCTTTACCTTTAGAACTCATATAAAAAACTGAATCCCACATATACGTGTCGTCTCCAGGAATATAATCCTGAATGATTAAGTCTTCCGTATAACCACTAGCATTCACTTTGTTTAAGACATCATCTAGTTCAGCCTTTGTCTCTACACGGTAAACTTTTTGCTGACCAGGAAACTTATTTTTGTAATACATAACACCATTGCTCGGTTTTATGATTAATGGGAAGAGCACATCTTCTGTAAATGCAGCTTTTTTTGCACATGAATAATAATATGTTTTCGGAGCATCGATCCCGTGCTCTTCACAAAGCTTATAGAAATTTGTTTTGACGAGAAGATTGTTCATTAATTCTTCCGACATATAGTTAAAAACATACATTTTCTTTAAGGCATCCGCATTTTCAATTATTAATCGTACATAAAAATCATTTGTCCCTATTAATAGCAATTGTTTGTCGTTTGTTTTATATTTTTCTGCTACTTTGGAAAGAACTTGAACAAAGGAAGATTTATCCCACAAATTTGGTTGAATCTCTATATGTTCGATTACGCTGCTCCATTTTGTAAAAGACATTTCTTCTTTACCTACTAATATCGGTTTAATATTGTATTCCTCATGAAAAGAAATTGCCATATTATAAGCATTCATATCTGTCCCAATTATAATGGGGATAAATGGTTGTTTATTCATAATGACCTCCGTTAACTTTTAACAAGTGGAATTGATACAGTAAAGACAGTACCTTTTCCTACTTCACTTTCTACTTCTAGTAATCCGTGATGTGCTTCCACGAGATGTTTTACAATTGCTAAACCAAGACCGGTTCCTCCTGAGTTTCTACTTCTTGCTCTATCCACTCGGTAAAAACGCTCGAATACCCGGTTAATTTCTTCTTTCGCTATGCCTATCCCTTCATCTTGAATACGGAATATTCCACATTTTTCGTTATGATCAATGGATATAGTAACCGTTTTATCCTCAGGGGAGTAGGTCAGTGCATTCATCAATAAATTCATCGTTATTTGGATTAAGCGATTTAAATCACCTAATACATAGACTGGTTCGCTATATATTATCTCGAGACGCATATTCTTTTCCTCTAGAATATGACTAGTCATCTCTTTACTTCGTTCTACAACATCCAATAAATTGACCTTTTGTAAATTCACTTCATATCCTACCTGCTCCACTTTTGAAAGGTCTAATAAGTCATTGATAAGCATTTGAAGTCTATTACT is drawn from Psychrobacillus sp. INOP01 and contains these coding sequences:
- a CDS encoding carboxylate--amine ligase — its product is MNKQPFIPIIIGTDMNAYNMAISFHEEYNIKPILVGKEEMSFTKWSSVIEHIEIQPNLWDKSSFVQVLSKVAEKYKTNDKQLLLIGTNDFYVRLIIENADALKKMYVFNYMSEELMNNLLVKTNFYKLCEEHGIDAPKTYYYSCAKKAAFTEDVLFPLIIKPSNGVMYYKNKFPGQQKVYRVETKAELDDVLNKVNASGYTEDLIIQDYIPGDDTYMWDSVFYMSSKGKAQLSTLAQVVLQEHTVTAIGNYTALITRYNEELMEKLQHFLEAIGYVGFANFDLKLDERDGKFKVFEVNIRQGRSSYYTTALGHNMARYFVDDVIYQKEKALTLLNEHYLFTVVPKIVLKKFVENEEIQQEVNLLLKSGKWGNPLFYKKDKHFTRKLFLIARQFNYYKKYKNNNW